Proteins co-encoded in one Medicago truncatula cultivar Jemalong A17 chromosome 8, MtrunA17r5.0-ANR, whole genome shotgun sequence genomic window:
- the LOC112417051 gene encoding uncharacterized protein — protein METNETQRVRKYELLKFSFLWQLELTNIRKQVCPDLELQLGGMKMMDSMVNYFMKKLIAEATKHVDSNCLDVREIMAAVYQVFPEELAKNAHQRGLEAVNQTLPKREGRGNG, from the coding sequence ATGGAAACCAATGAGACCCAACGGGTGAGGAAATATGAGCTActcaaattttcctttttatggCAATTGGAACTTACTAATATTAGGAAGCAAGTGTGCCCCGACTTGGAATTGCAGTTAGGTGGCATGAAGATGATGGACTCTATGGTAAACTACTTCATGAAAAAGCTTATTGCAGAAGCAACAAAGCATGTTGATTCAAATTGTTTGGATGTAAGGGAGATTATGGCCGCAGTTTATCAAGTCTTTCCTGaagaattggccaaaaatgctcACCAACGTGGTTTAGAAGCTGTTAATCAAACATTACCAAAGAGAGAAGGGAG